The proteins below come from a single Corynebacterium cystitidis genomic window:
- a CDS encoding ABC transporter permease: MTTHTGTKQSPARSVGNWMMNNGALVGLIILVVALAVATPAFLSTDNLINIGVQAATVAIIAFGMTFVIVTGGIDLSVGAVAALGGMVTAYMWAEVGFPGWLTLVLGLATGLLAGCIAGLSIAYGKLPAFIATLAMMSITRGLTLVISEGSPAPSPEAVNWMGADLGFLPVPIIMMALAGFVCWFILSRTVLGRSMYAIGGNMEAARLSGLPVRRILISVYALSGIFAAWAGLVMTARLSSAQPNAGTGYELDAIAAVVIGGASLSGGRGGAWGTLVGALLLAVIRNGLNLLNVSSFWQQIVIGIVIAAAVGFDVIRNKTVSQ; the protein is encoded by the coding sequence ATGACAACTCACACTGGAACAAAACAATCACCGGCGCGCAGCGTTGGCAACTGGATGATGAACAATGGAGCCCTTGTTGGCCTCATCATCTTGGTCGTAGCGCTTGCAGTAGCAACCCCTGCATTTCTGTCAACCGACAACCTTATCAACATTGGCGTCCAAGCCGCGACCGTGGCAATCATCGCCTTTGGCATGACATTTGTCATCGTCACTGGCGGGATTGACCTATCGGTTGGTGCCGTCGCGGCTTTAGGCGGAATGGTCACTGCATACATGTGGGCAGAGGTCGGTTTCCCCGGATGGCTCACACTCGTCCTCGGTCTAGCAACCGGCTTGCTCGCGGGCTGCATCGCTGGCCTTTCAATCGCCTACGGTAAATTACCCGCGTTTATCGCAACTCTGGCGATGATGTCAATTACCCGTGGTCTGACACTGGTTATCTCAGAGGGATCCCCAGCTCCTTCTCCAGAGGCAGTCAACTGGATGGGGGCAGATCTAGGCTTCCTTCCAGTACCGATCATCATGATGGCTCTGGCCGGGTTCGTGTGCTGGTTTATCCTGTCGCGAACAGTCTTAGGGCGCTCGATGTACGCGATTGGCGGAAATATGGAAGCTGCTCGCCTGTCTGGTCTACCAGTGAGAAGAATCCTCATTAGCGTGTACGCGCTTTCGGGTATTTTTGCAGCGTGGGCAGGACTTGTGATGACGGCTCGTTTGTCATCGGCCCAGCCTAACGCGGGTACTGGATACGAACTGGATGCTATCGCGGCTGTCGTTATTGGTGGTGCATCGTTGTCCGGCGGTCGCGGTGGTGCTTGGGGCACCTTGGTCGGCGCCTTATTGCTGGCAGTGATTCGCAACGGTCTCAATCTGCTGAACGTCTCCTCATTCTGGCAGCAAATCGTAATCGGTATCGTCATCGCGGCCGCCGTCGGATTCGACGTCATCCGCAACAAGACAGTTTCGCAGTAA
- a CDS encoding substrate-binding domain-containing protein: MRKTIAVLTLLAAAVSIASCGRDLEESQSITLALSTQTNPFFVQVRDGARDRAEELGIELNVQDAGDDALRQADQLGNATAMKPGVVLVNPVDSDAVANSVEMLNQADIPVIALDRTSNGGELASFVASDNISGGKQAADALAEAIGGAGKIIILQGVPGSSSSRDRGQGFRDQIATYPNIEVVAQQTAGFDRTKGLDVATNLLQAHPDVVGIFAENDEMALGAIEATGGRAGDQIQIIGFDGTLEGIEAVATGTMTATIAQQPRELGSEAVNQAALILNGEDVADVVPVEVVTVNQDNVGDFR; this comes from the coding sequence ATGAGAAAAACTATTGCCGTACTTACATTGCTAGCAGCGGCCGTATCGATTGCATCATGTGGACGGGATCTTGAAGAAAGCCAGTCCATTACTCTGGCGTTATCGACGCAGACTAATCCATTCTTCGTCCAGGTCCGAGACGGGGCCCGAGATCGGGCAGAAGAACTGGGAATTGAGCTGAACGTCCAAGATGCAGGTGACGATGCCCTACGGCAAGCAGACCAGCTGGGGAATGCAACCGCGATGAAACCAGGCGTGGTCTTGGTCAATCCCGTCGACTCAGATGCAGTAGCAAATTCGGTAGAAATGCTGAACCAAGCGGACATTCCAGTCATCGCTCTCGACCGCACTTCAAACGGCGGTGAGCTGGCCTCTTTCGTCGCTAGTGACAATATCTCGGGCGGAAAGCAAGCGGCCGATGCTTTGGCAGAAGCGATCGGTGGAGCAGGCAAGATCATTATCTTGCAGGGCGTTCCCGGATCATCCTCGTCGCGTGATCGTGGGCAAGGTTTCAGGGACCAAATTGCTACCTACCCCAATATCGAGGTGGTTGCTCAACAAACCGCAGGATTTGACCGGACGAAAGGGCTGGATGTTGCAACCAACTTGCTGCAGGCACACCCCGATGTGGTGGGGATCTTCGCCGAGAATGACGAGATGGCACTGGGTGCGATCGAAGCAACCGGTGGGCGCGCAGGTGACCAGATTCAGATCATCGGATTCGACGGAACCCTCGAAGGGATCGAAGCTGTCGCAACGGGCACCATGACCGCCACGATCGCACAACAGCCTCGTGAACTCGGCTCCGAGGCGGTGAACCAGGCAGCGCTAATCCTCAACGGTGAAGACGTTGCCGATGTCGTCCCAGTCGAAGTGGTTACCGTTAACCAAGACAACGTGGGTGATTTCCGGTGA
- a CDS encoding sugar ABC transporter ATP-binding protein, with amino-acid sequence MNGQDPQPILEMRNVSKSFGPVSVIKDVSVAVQPGKVQALLGENGAGKSTIIKMMAGVHRPDSGEIIVDGAPVTFASTKEAEAKGIATIYQELNLVPTLSVAENIMLGRTPNSGGLVNFRQLTAEAQEALDFIGLKVDLDTPVSELGLARQQLVEIAKALSMKARVLILDEPTAALTGKEIDQLFTVIDDLKQRGVGMVFISHHLDEIARIADSVSVLRDGEFIAEVPADTSEDEFVRLMVGRDIEDQYPRIADTPGKPVLEVADLSSEGKFDDITFTVHTGEVVGIAGLVGAGRTEVIRAIAGADHYDSGTVRVNGKELPNGNVSAAISEGVGHVPEDRKNQGLILDASVGDNIGLATLHSSATAGLADRSGQRKRANEVAEQLRVRMSGIDQHVRNLSGGNQQKAVFGRWVMADSQVLLLDEPTRGVDVGAKVEIYNIINDITANGGAVLMASSDLPEVLGMSDRILVMSGGHIAGELPPTATQDEVMKLAVSQVEDAVDEYPPSTEHSEKE; translated from the coding sequence ATGAACGGACAAGATCCGCAACCAATCCTAGAAATGCGCAATGTGAGCAAATCCTTTGGGCCTGTTTCAGTAATTAAAGACGTCTCTGTGGCAGTTCAGCCCGGAAAGGTGCAAGCTCTTCTTGGCGAAAACGGCGCAGGAAAATCTACCATTATCAAAATGATGGCTGGTGTCCACCGGCCAGATTCAGGCGAAATTATCGTCGATGGTGCACCCGTTACGTTCGCATCGACCAAGGAGGCCGAAGCCAAAGGCATTGCCACAATTTACCAAGAACTGAACTTGGTCCCCACGTTGTCAGTGGCCGAAAACATCATGCTTGGCCGAACCCCAAACTCTGGTGGGCTGGTCAACTTCAGACAACTGACGGCCGAGGCACAAGAAGCGCTCGATTTCATTGGTCTCAAGGTTGACCTTGATACGCCCGTCAGCGAACTCGGTCTCGCCCGCCAACAGCTCGTCGAAATCGCAAAAGCATTGTCGATGAAGGCTCGCGTGCTAATCCTCGATGAGCCCACAGCGGCCCTAACAGGCAAAGAAATCGACCAACTTTTCACCGTTATTGATGACCTAAAACAACGCGGAGTGGGAATGGTATTTATTTCCCACCACCTTGATGAAATCGCGCGCATCGCAGACTCGGTAAGCGTCCTCCGCGATGGTGAGTTTATCGCAGAAGTCCCAGCAGATACTTCTGAAGATGAATTTGTCCGTCTCATGGTCGGGCGTGACATCGAAGACCAGTACCCGCGTATTGCTGACACACCAGGAAAACCTGTTCTCGAAGTTGCTGACCTTTCAAGCGAAGGCAAATTCGATGACATTACTTTTACCGTGCACACGGGCGAAGTCGTTGGCATCGCAGGCCTAGTTGGCGCAGGACGCACAGAAGTCATCAGGGCTATCGCAGGAGCTGATCACTACGACTCAGGAACTGTGAGAGTAAACGGAAAGGAACTACCCAACGGCAATGTCTCCGCCGCGATCAGCGAAGGAGTCGGACACGTGCCTGAAGACCGCAAGAACCAAGGATTGATCCTTGATGCCAGTGTAGGAGACAACATTGGCTTAGCGACTCTGCACTCGAGTGCCACAGCCGGATTAGCTGACCGGTCAGGCCAACGTAAACGGGCAAACGAAGTCGCTGAACAGTTGCGCGTGCGTATGTCCGGGATTGATCAACACGTCCGTAATCTCTCCGGCGGTAACCAACAAAAGGCGGTGTTCGGCAGGTGGGTGATGGCCGACTCGCAAGTCCTGCTTCTTGACGAGCCAACCCGAGGCGTTGACGTTGGCGCAAAGGTCGAAATCTACAACATCATCAATGACATCACAGCCAATGGCGGCGCAGTCCTCATGGCATCCTCGGACCTGCCTGAGGTACTTGGCATGTCTGACCGAATCCTGGTCATGTCTGGTGGTCACATTGCAGGAGAACTTCCTCCTACCGCGACCCAAGACGAAGTGATGAAGCTTGCTGTTTCTCAGGTCGAAGACGCCGTCGATGAATATCCGCCTTCAACAGAACACTCAGAAAAGGAGTAA
- the uriR gene encoding transcriptional regulator UriR, protein MARPTLKDVAQNAGVSVSTASRALAGNPAIACATRQKVRKVADELGYMPNVQARALKTSRTDTIGVVVPSLINYYFASMVTAIQQEARISGISTLIINTDEDPEVMHDALRGLSERGVDGIICVPHEQEADTIKNLVDHGLPVVLIDRELEGSGLPTFTSDAAGGIRAAVAELVRIDALPIGYLSGPMTTSTGRNRLAAFQAACDDAGIAPQLIFQGGYEQELGRQGAQSLLEQGAKSLLAGDSMMTIGVIEACHRAKKVIGEDVAVVGFDTHPVFELQPRPITVIDQHVDDMARQAFTALTGWIKGEAPDELHVFTETNLINRQSTQPLTPGGER, encoded by the coding sequence ATGGCACGGCCAACATTGAAGGATGTCGCCCAAAACGCGGGAGTCTCTGTGTCTACTGCCTCGCGCGCGCTAGCGGGCAATCCGGCAATTGCGTGTGCGACGCGACAGAAAGTCCGTAAGGTGGCCGACGAGCTCGGCTATATGCCCAATGTGCAAGCGCGAGCCCTCAAGACTTCAAGGACTGACACGATCGGCGTTGTCGTCCCTAGCTTGATCAACTACTACTTCGCATCGATGGTGACTGCGATTCAACAGGAAGCTCGCATCAGCGGGATATCAACGTTGATTATCAACACTGATGAAGATCCAGAAGTTATGCACGATGCACTGAGGGGCCTGAGCGAGAGAGGGGTCGATGGAATCATTTGCGTTCCTCATGAACAAGAAGCAGATACGATAAAGAACCTTGTTGATCACGGCCTGCCAGTGGTTCTAATCGATCGTGAACTCGAAGGCAGTGGCCTGCCCACGTTCACTTCAGATGCTGCGGGTGGTATACGTGCTGCAGTGGCGGAACTAGTGCGTATCGACGCTTTGCCGATCGGTTATCTGTCTGGCCCGATGACTACGTCGACCGGACGCAATCGGTTGGCGGCGTTTCAAGCAGCCTGCGATGATGCGGGGATTGCACCCCAACTCATCTTTCAGGGCGGATACGAACAAGAACTCGGCCGACAGGGTGCCCAATCACTGCTCGAGCAAGGGGCGAAAAGTCTTTTAGCTGGGGACTCAATGATGACTATCGGTGTGATTGAGGCGTGTCACCGCGCGAAGAAAGTCATCGGTGAAGATGTCGCCGTGGTGGGTTTCGATACTCACCCCGTATTCGAATTGCAACCACGCCCCATCACGGTCATTGACCAGCACGTCGATGACATGGCGAGGCAAGCATTCACAGCGCTTACTGGCTGGATCAAAGGAGAGGCTCCAGATGAACTGCACGTGTTCACCGAAACGAATCTCATAAACAGACAATCCACACAACCACTCACCCCGGGAGGTGAACGATGA
- a CDS encoding ribokinase, translating to MSAKKIVVVGSINADLTTRVARHPHPGETLIGAGGHFSAGGKGANQAVAAALLGANVTLVGATGDDLQAQAALQHFDRAGIDQSHITVVDEPTGLAVITVSDDGENTIIVIPGANGTITKERVEKNRDVIANAEIVLLQGEIPSSGFNAAVDMATGRVVVNLAPVVPVGREQLLQADPLLANEHEAALVLEQLGEQVTTNDPHELASSLVAHGFRSVVLTLGAAGALVATPEHLIDIPTPTVQAVDTTGAGDAFAGALVAQLAEGENLVDAAHFAARVGAAATLRPGAQDSYPSDISELPEVNNEANNDA from the coding sequence GTGAGTGCGAAGAAGATTGTCGTTGTAGGCTCAATTAACGCGGACTTGACGACGAGAGTGGCCCGCCACCCACATCCCGGCGAAACTCTCATAGGGGCTGGTGGCCATTTTTCCGCGGGTGGTAAGGGCGCTAACCAGGCTGTCGCAGCCGCCCTCTTGGGAGCTAATGTCACCCTGGTCGGAGCAACGGGGGATGACCTTCAAGCTCAAGCGGCACTGCAACACTTCGACCGGGCCGGTATTGACCAAAGCCACATTACTGTTGTGGATGAACCAACAGGGCTTGCCGTAATTACGGTATCGGATGATGGGGAGAACACGATCATCGTGATCCCCGGTGCCAATGGAACTATAACCAAGGAGCGCGTCGAGAAGAACCGTGATGTTATCGCCAACGCCGAAATCGTGCTTCTGCAAGGAGAAATACCTTCCTCCGGATTCAATGCCGCAGTCGATATGGCCACTGGCCGAGTGGTGGTTAACCTCGCCCCGGTGGTTCCAGTCGGGCGGGAGCAACTTCTTCAGGCTGATCCACTGCTAGCGAATGAACACGAAGCTGCGCTAGTACTGGAGCAGCTCGGAGAACAGGTGACTACTAATGATCCTCATGAACTTGCATCCTCCCTTGTCGCCCACGGATTCCGGTCTGTGGTTCTCACCTTGGGTGCAGCGGGAGCGCTTGTTGCTACGCCAGAACACCTCATTGATATTCCTACTCCAACGGTTCAAGCAGTTGACACTACTGGCGCAGGTGATGCTTTTGCGGGAGCCTTGGTGGCACAACTAGCTGAGGGGGAAAACCTCGTCGACGCAGCACATTTTGCGGCACGCGTTGGTGCAGCAGCCACACTCCGTCCTGGGGCGCAAGATTCGTACCCATCTGATATCTCTGAGCTGCCAGAGGTAAACAACGAGGCAAACAATGACGCGTAA